A segment of the Panthera uncia isolate 11264 chromosome F1, Puncia_PCG_1.0, whole genome shotgun sequence genome:
AAGGGAATTCTCAAGTGTCTGTTATGTCTGTGGTGCTTTCCCACGCTGAGACTCCATGTGTCTGTGATTCTTCACCTTAGCTgcatttcttttctactttctccccacttcccctacccttttttttaatgttacttatttattttgagagacagagagcgcatgcgagagcatgcacagggggaggggcacagagagagggagagagagaatcccaagctgcttcctcgccatcagcacagagcccatcatgacctgagccgaaatcaagagtcagacgcttaactgacggagccacccaggcgcccccccaccccaattcttttatttctcctccctCCGATGCTCGGCTTGGCCAGAAGAAAGTAGTCGTGCACTCCAGTGTTTCAAAAGCGGGGATGCTGGTTagttccctttccctccttctctctgcccgtgTTCAGACAGTGCAGAAAACGCTTACACGAGTGCAGGCGGCCTCCCTGCCCTCTCAGACATCTGTGATCTGGGGCAGCGATGCTCGTCCCTCACGGGACTTGAGCGCAGATGAATGCCGGGGGCAAGCAAATGTATTAAATCCAGCACATCTAAACAGTTCTTTTTAAcagtgctctaaaaaaaaaaaaaaaaaaaaaaaaacctataaggCAGCCACTGTGGTTACATTAGTatctcttgtggtttctttcaGGGAAAGTCCTGGTCAGTAGCGAGATGGGCATCAGCCGGTCAGCAGTGCTGGTGGTGGCCTACCTGATGATTTTCCACAACATGGCCATCCTGGAGGCCCTGATGACTGTGCGTCAGAAGCGGGCCATCTACCCCAACGACGGCTTCCTGAAGCAGCTCCGGGAGCTCAATGAGAAGctgatggaggagagagaaggagactccgGCCAGGAAGGGGGGACAGATGAGGCTGAGGAGGGCGAGGACGCGGGGAGCAGCAGCAGGGCCAGGGTGGGCGCCCTCAcggtggaggaggaggacgacACCCCCAGCCACCTGAGCGGCTCCTCCCTGGGGAAGGCCAGCCAGGCCTCCAAGCCCCTCACCCTCATTGACGACGACGAGGAGGAGAAGCTGTATGAGGAGTGGAGGAAGGCGCGGGGCCTCCCCACAGCCAAGGCCCCCCCGGGGGGACACGGCGGGCGCTCGGCCTCCGGCCAGGATGGCGGGGGGCCTGAAGACGAGCACGTGGACAGGATGATCCGGGAGTGGCAGAGCCGAAATGAGAGGTACCAGGCGGAGGGGCATCAGAGGTGGGGtagagaggaggcagaggtggaggcGGGCGACGCCGAAGGCTTCGTGACGAGGCGATGCAGGCACACCCTGAGCGAGAGCAGCACTTCGGCGAGCGTCCGCAGCCGCGACGTTCGGGTCCTGGAGCAGCAGCTGGAGACGAGCGGCCAGAAGCGAGGGGGCAGGCGCCGCTCGGACTCCGTGTCCACCGAGAGCACCTGGGACGTGTGGAACCAGAGGCTGCTGGAGATCGAGAGGGAGGCCTCCCGGGAGTACCACTCCAGGAGCCAGCGGGAGGCGGCGGACGCAGGCTCCGAGGCGGGGGGCAGGGTGCGAGAGGACGACGAGGAGAGCGTGTCCTCCGAGGCCAGCTCGTTCTCCAACTTCTGCAGCAGGAACAAGGACAAGCTCACCGCCCTGGAAAGGTGGAAGATCAAGAGAATCCAGTTCGGATTCCACAAGAAAGAGCTGGGGGCCGGGGACGGCAGCACCGAGCCAGGGGCGGAGGAGGCAGAGGGCGAGAGGCGTCTCTCCGACGTCGACCTGACGGCCTACCAGGCCTGGAAGCTGAAACACCAGAAGAAGGTGGGCGGCGAGAACAGGGAGGAGGTAGTGGAGCTCAGCAAGGGCGAGGACGCTGCCTCGGCCAAGAAGAGGCAGCGGAGGCTGGAGCTGCTGGAGAGGAGCAGGCAGACGTTGGAGGAGAGCCAGTCCCTGGGAAGCTGGGAGGCAGACAGCTCGGCGGCGGGCAGGAGCATCCCCCTGTCCGCCTTCTGGTCGGCGGCCCCTTCGGTCGGCGCCGGGGAGGACGCGGCATCGGTGCTCAGCACCCAGAGCCACGGCTCGCGCCCCTCTCAGGCTGGAAGCAACAGAGGCGGATGCCCGGCCTCTGCCCCCGGCCCCGCACCGCCTGACCTGCCCGTGGGGCCTGGAGACACCATTTCCATCGCCAGCATTCAGAACTGGATTGCCAGCGTGGTCAGCGAAACTCTCGCCCAGAAGCAAAACGAGGTGCTGCTGTTGTCCCGCCCGCCGTCCGTGTTGAGCGCGAAGGCGGCGCCGGAGGCCAGCTGCCTGGGGGATGACCAGGTGTCCCTGCTCAGCGGACACGGCAGCTCCTCCCCGGGCGCCTGCCTGCTGCCCCGGGGCCAGCCGGGACCCGGCCCCGACTCGCAGTCCCTGCTGTCCTCCCGCACGGCGCCGGGCTCGAGGGCCGAAGGTCTTGGGAGCAAAGTCAGGGGGACCAGCAAGCCCGTCTACAGCCTCTTTGCTGACGACGTCAGCCTGAAGGAGCTTGGCcggaaggagagggagatacaaatgGGGCTGAGGGAGAAGATGTCCGAGTACAAGCTAGAGAAGCTGGCCTCCGACCACAGACGGAGCTCCCTCTTCAAGAAGAAGAAGGTcaaggaagatgaggaggaggatgggggtgACAGGGACGAGGACGCTGACAGCGCCATAGGGAGCCTCCGCTACTCTGCCCGCAGCAATTCCCAAAAACCCGAGACAGACacgtcctcctcctccctggctgGCCCTGATCGCCGTGGCAGCGCTAGCAGCGTCGGCAAAGACACGGACGGCAGTATCGCTAAGTGGCTCAGTGGCCTCAGGACAGAGGAAAAGTCTCCTCCCCAGAGCGACTggcctggaggctccagggggaAGTACACCAGATCTTCCCTGCTCCGGGGGACGGAGTCCAAGTCCTCCAGCTACAAGTTCTCCAAATCGCAGTCGGAGGAACAGGACACGTCCTTCTACCGTGAGGCCAGCGGCAACTCCGTAAGGAGCACCTCACGGATCTCTTCCTCCTCTACccgggggggcagagagacgcACACGTTCTCCCGGTCGATGTTCAGCGAGACCTCGAGCTCCCGGGAGGAGAGCCCGGAGCCCTACTTCTTCCGCCGGACCCCCGAGCCCTCGGAAGGGGGAGAGTCCCCGGAACCACGGCGTCGGAACTGGGCCGGGCCCAGGGACTGGGAAGACGTGGAAGAGTCGTCCAACTCAGACTTTTCTGAATTCGGAGCCAAGAGGA
Coding sequences within it:
- the STYXL2 gene encoding serine/threonine/tyrosine-interacting-like protein 2 encodes the protein MATSGDPEEEQVVPSEEDETSVRAVQAHYLRSPSPSQYSMVSDAETESIFMEPIHLSSAVAAKQIINEEFKPRGIRAEAECPGMLESAEHLLVEDLYNRVREKMDDSSLYNTPCILDLQRALVQDRQETPWNEVDEVWPNIFIAEKSVAVNKARLKRLGITHILNAAHGTGVYTGPEFYTGLEIQYLGVEVDDFPEVDISQHFRKAAEFIDEALLTYRGKVLVSSEMGISRSAVLVVAYLMIFHNMAILEALMTVRQKRAIYPNDGFLKQLRELNEKLMEEREGDSGQEGGTDEAEEGEDAGSSSRARVGALTVEEEDDTPSHLSGSSLGKASQASKPLTLIDDDEEEKLYEEWRKARGLPTAKAPPGGHGGRSASGQDGGGPEDEHVDRMIREWQSRNERYQAEGHQRWGREEAEVEAGDAEGFVTRRCRHTLSESSTSASVRSRDVRVLEQQLETSGQKRGGRRRSDSVSTESTWDVWNQRLLEIEREASREYHSRSQREAADAGSEAGGRVREDDEESVSSEASSFSNFCSRNKDKLTALERWKIKRIQFGFHKKELGAGDGSTEPGAEEAEGERRLSDVDLTAYQAWKLKHQKKVGGENREEVVELSKGEDAASAKKRQRRLELLERSRQTLEESQSLGSWEADSSAAGRSIPLSAFWSAAPSVGAGEDAASVLSTQSHGSRPSQAGSNRGGCPASAPGPAPPDLPVGPGDTISIASIQNWIASVVSETLAQKQNEVLLLSRPPSVLSAKAAPEASCLGDDQVSLLSGHGSSSPGACLLPRGQPGPGPDSQSLLSSRTAPGSRAEGLGSKVRGTSKPVYSLFADDVSLKELGRKEREIQMGLREKMSEYKLEKLASDHRRSSLFKKKKVKEDEEEDGGDRDEDADSAIGSLRYSARSNSQKPETDTSSSSLAGPDRRGSASSVGKDTDGSIAKWLSGLRTEEKSPPQSDWPGGSRGKYTRSSLLRGTESKSSSYKFSKSQSEEQDTSFYREASGNSVRSTSRISSSSTRGGRETHTFSRSMFSETSSSREESPEPYFFRRTPEPSEGGESPEPRRRNWAGPRDWEDVEESSNSDFSEFGAKRKFTQSFMRSEEEGEKERMESREEGRFASGRRSQYRRSTDGEEEKEMDDEAIIAAWRRRQEETRTKLQRRRED